Proteins found in one Methanospirillum hungatei JF-1 genomic segment:
- a CDS encoding NAD+ synthase, giving the protein MTGTSPDPDSIITLLQDVLISGSSKGFVIGLSGGIDSAVAAALCVRAAGSDMVQGFFLPSAVTPSEDAADVRLLAESLHIPVMTIPIGPVIDQYRRMPDFTENSYLVGNLMARTRMTMLYYYANQMNRLVCGTSNYTEYLLGYCTKFGDNAADVQPIMHLLKTQVWDLARYLGLPQKVIEKTPSAGLWHNQTDEDELGMPYAVIDEAITNLEKQGWKPKSPAEQRVMEKIHRAGHKQRPAPHIKR; this is encoded by the coding sequence ATGACAGGCACCTCTCCGGATCCGGATTCCATCATAACGCTTCTTCAGGATGTACTCATATCAGGCTCTTCAAAGGGCTTTGTTATCGGACTTTCAGGTGGTATAGATTCAGCGGTCGCTGCAGCCCTGTGTGTTCGTGCCGCAGGGTCTGATATGGTGCAGGGGTTTTTTCTCCCATCCGCAGTTACTCCTTCAGAAGATGCTGCCGATGTGCGCCTCCTCGCCGAGTCTCTTCATATCCCGGTAATGACGATACCTATCGGGCCGGTCATTGATCAATACAGAAGGATGCCGGACTTTACTGAGAATTCATACCTGGTCGGGAATCTTATGGCCAGAACCAGAATGACGATGCTGTATTATTATGCAAACCAGATGAACCGGCTGGTCTGCGGGACCTCTAATTATACTGAATATCTCCTCGGGTATTGCACAAAGTTTGGTGATAACGCAGCAGATGTTCAGCCGATCATGCACCTCCTTAAGACTCAGGTCTGGGATCTTGCACGATATCTTGGACTCCCTCAAAAGGTAATAGAAAAAACCCCGTCCGCAGGACTATGGCATAATCAGACTGATGAAGATGAACTGGGTATGCCCTATGCGGTTATTGATGAGGCCATCACCAACCTTGAAAAACAGGGATGGAAACCGAAGAGCCCTGCTGAACAGAGAGTAATGGAAAAAATTCATCGGGCAGGCCATAAACAGCGACCCGCACCTCACATAAAAAGATAA
- a CDS encoding DUF128 domain-containing protein, whose product MSEFLRFVSHQIEDFAMQVTFNPVEGTGTVVYNLSLVRVEDLEQTISVFRATCEAGVSPSSLIRILYAGEELDGFVIPQNFCGILTLCSTTLDGLLLQRGIPSNPIGGGVIEVAENIPKRFTHLIKYEYTTIDPLQVLVSQEITSVHQVMKHGNGSILGNIRECHMEAEDDVEEVLDELTEGYFTGILDLGLPNTPCLGVAVDPQYMGLAALGGTNWMAALREEGISVTMQAMKGLCDISTMEFVSQL is encoded by the coding sequence ATGAGTGAATTCCTCAGGTTTGTCAGTCACCAGATTGAGGATTTTGCTATGCAGGTCACATTCAACCCTGTTGAGGGTACCGGGACTGTTGTGTATAATCTCTCACTCGTGCGTGTCGAAGACCTTGAGCAGACAATATCAGTGTTTCGCGCAACCTGTGAAGCCGGAGTGTCACCAAGCAGCCTTATCCGGATTCTCTATGCGGGCGAAGAACTGGATGGATTTGTGATACCACAAAATTTCTGCGGCATCCTCACCCTGTGTAGTACAACCCTTGACGGCCTTCTCCTCCAGCGGGGGATACCCTCCAATCCAATCGGTGGTGGTGTTATAGAAGTTGCAGAGAACATTCCCAAGCGGTTTACCCATCTGATAAAATACGAATATACCACGATAGATCCGCTTCAGGTGCTGGTGTCCCAGGAGATAACATCAGTCCACCAGGTCATGAAACACGGCAACGGGAGTATTCTTGGGAATATTCGTGAATGCCACATGGAAGCGGAGGATGATGTGGAAGAGGTTCTTGATGAACTGACTGAGGGTTATTTTACCGGCATACTGGACCTGGGTCTGCCAAATACTCCCTGCCTTGGAGTGGCTGTTGATCCCCAGTACATGGGACTTGCCGCCCTTGGTGGTACCAACTGGATGGCTGCACTCAGGGAGGAGGGTATATCGGTGACCATGCAGGCAATGAAGGGTCTGTGTGACATCTCAACCATGGAATTTGTTTCACAACTCTAG
- a CDS encoding glucose-6-phosphate isomerase family protein has protein sequence MQPIPLVNPDVRDCSELLTVMADPDCRTGGPAYEMFRGLYLNDPDKKWLEEHKIRYDITRIPGQVICGEWIKTKGHYHQSAPDGYAFPEIYEVLEGEALYLLQKIDLSDIILVNARKGDLVLIPPGYGHVTINPSEDTLLMANLVSSAFTSEYLPFEKMQGAAYYLFADGRRERNPRYPETIPELREVTCYGKPLPEPFPQQALYSCVGDEKSLAFLNNPGSFLKEYQELYLFM, from the coding sequence ATGCAGCCAATCCCACTCGTAAACCCGGATGTCAGGGACTGCTCTGAACTTCTCACGGTAATGGCAGACCCAGACTGTAGAACCGGGGGGCCGGCATATGAGATGTTCAGGGGGCTTTATCTAAATGATCCGGATAAAAAGTGGCTGGAGGAGCACAAGATCAGATATGATATAACCAGGATTCCCGGACAGGTGATCTGTGGAGAGTGGATAAAAACCAAGGGCCATTATCACCAGTCTGCTCCGGACGGGTATGCATTTCCGGAGATATATGAAGTGCTGGAAGGGGAGGCATTGTACCTGCTTCAAAAGATTGACCTCTCAGATATCATCCTGGTGAACGCACGAAAAGGAGACCTTGTCCTGATTCCTCCCGGGTATGGACATGTCACCATCAATCCGTCAGAGGATACCCTTCTTATGGCAAACCTGGTTTCTTCCGCTTTTACAAGCGAATATCTTCCATTTGAAAAGATGCAGGGAGCAGCATATTATCTGTTCGCCGATGGAAGAAGAGAGAGAAACCCACGGTATCCGGAAACAATCCCGGAATTGCGTGAGGTAACCTGCTATGGAAAACCGCTCCCCGAACCTTTTCCACAACAGGCACTCTACTCCTGTGTGGGAGATGAAAAGAGCCTGGCCTTTTTGAATAATCCCGGCTCGTTTTTAAAAGAGTATCAGGAACTTTATCTTTTTATGTGA